The Vibrio aerogenes nucleotide sequence GCTGGCATGGCAACAACTCAAGCAGCTGACCGAATCAGAGACCATTGATGTGAAAAAGCAGGATGCCCGGCAGTTACTGGCACAATTGGCTCTGATTCCGGATCCCGCTCAGCTCCCGGCCAAACAGGTGACTTATCATTTTTCCCCGACCGATGCCTGGGAAAGGCTAACGGCAGAGCTCAATCACAAGCGAAAAATGCAACAGCATGCGTTCAGTGCAGCAGAACTGTGGCGGGAACTCAAACTTGACGGCTGTTTCTATCAACGCAGACAACAGGCACTCTGTCGCAAATCTACCCTGCGGGCTGCACAACGGTATCACCCGGTGCTGGAAGGATCTCCCAAACAAACGGCATTGCTTGAGCTGGCTTGTCAGCAGTCTGCCTGTTGCGGAGGTGAAGTCGATTTCAACCAGCTCAGCCAGTGGCTGCAAACCCAGCAAATCGGGCTTTCAGAATTCGATACACTGGTCCATCAACAGGCGCTGTTCACCTGGCTGTATCAGATCGATCATCAAATAGAAGAAGAGATGCTCGACATACTTAAACTGGAACAATCTTTTGCAGATTATCACGCCAGAATTCTCAGTAAACAAGAGGCACCAGCGGCCTCACTTTCAGCATTGGGCCTCAATGAGAAGGAGTTATGGCAGTGGTTCTTTACGGTTCGTCATTCACAACATCATCAGCAAACACATCATCAGTATAATCAGGACAGTCCCCAAAATACGAACAGCATCAGTCCCGAACAAAATAACAGGGACAGTCCCGAAAACTGTTGGGCGGCATTTGGCTTTGCTTCTCAGGAAGAGATGAAAGCAGCGGTGCTGCAAGACTATCAGTATCATCACTGCCGGAAATCATGAAATCAAAAAAACAGAGGGTCATCGGCTTTACCCTGAAAGCAAATGACCCTCACGCACATTCAAACCAGCCGGAATGAGTGCAGTTCAGCCTGTCTTACTGGCCGATCAAGGCTGGAATCCCCGGCAACTGCCCCACCGCTGCCAGTGAGCCGACACAAACTACAAATGCAATGCCCGGAATCAGGTATTTGTCTTTCGCTGAAAGCGATTCAGCACGCTCACGATCGCCAATCAACCCCATATTATCGAGCAGCATCGTGGTCGCCCAGCCAAATACCGGATTGACGAATGCGCAGGCAAAAATACAGATACCGGCACTCAGTGAATCTTTATGCTTGTGAATCATTTGCATCCCGGCTTCCAGCAAAGGCAGGAATACGCCAACAATCAACGCAACACGCAGGACCGGCTCCCACATTGCCAAATCCATCGGATAGCCTAAAACCGATGCCAGAATACACATCACCCCGGTCAGAATCGCTCCGCCGGGAATCGGCCGTTTGGCAATCGCCGCCGGGATCATATAGGTTCCCCAGGAAGACGCTAAGTTGCCGCCCCCCAGCAAAGAGCCCACGCCCTGCCGAACCGAAGCACCAACCATGGTGTCATCGACATCCATCAGCACGCCTTTCGCTTCTTTCGGATAATTGAGTTCCTGAAAGACCCGGTGGCCGAGATAATCCGGTGACCACATCGCCACAGCCAGCAGTGCAAACGGTATCACCGCGATAAAATGCGCCATATTTGGCCAGCCTAACTGCCAGCCGGTCTCTTCTCCCCACCAGTAAAACGGACTGAAATGCGGCAGACCCGGCCCGGTGGTAAACGCAAAATCAGCGCCCATGATATAAGCAACAATCCCGGCAATGGCCGAGCACAGAGGAATCGCCAGCCAGCGCTTATTGACCTTGGCCAGATAAGCATAAACCAACACGGTCACACCTATCACCGCAAACGAAATATAAGCATGATCACTGCCCGCAGCCCAGGCCTCTGTTTTATTGATCTGACCAATCAGCCCGACGGCCCCTAAATAGATGAGCAACCCGCCCCGCACCCCGACGCCGGTGAGCGTCATCAGCTTTGATCCGCCTTTGGTGAAGGCCAGTATTAACCCGAACACACACACCATCAGCCCCAGAGCCAGCGGGTGTCCGCCCGCCGCTGCGATCAGCGGAATCAGCGGAATCATCGGCCCGTGCGTTCCGGCCAGATTCGCGTTTGGATTTAAGATAGCGGAGAACAGAATGACAAACAGCGCCCCCGCAATCAGTAATTCATACCGGACATTTTCTGCGACAAATTCCGGGGACAGACCAAACTGTGCTGCAAATGCAGCAACCATGGCCGTCACCATCACCACTTTACCAATCGTGGCAGCCAGTGCCGGTACCCAGTCTTCAATTTCGATGCTGTAATCACGGAACGGCAAGTGAACACCCCAGCGCCGGAAACTCATGATCTTCAGATCATGATTTAAAAACTCCTCCCGGTTTTCAAACTCCTGCGCCTTGCGACGCATATCTTTATAAAACGTCTTGCTTTTTTTAGACATGTAGTCCTTCCTTATTGGAGATCGGGTTTTGCCAGGTTCAGTCTGGTTCCGCTTACTGCCTGGTATACCGGCCTTCGACCAGTACAAGACGCCATCCCAGACGCTACCTACATCTCTATTGTAGTAATAAAGAGGGAAAAAAGACTGCGGCCTGACCCGATGATGAGTCACCGAAAGGCAAATACCTTCCGGACAGAACAAAATGACAACACCTGACCGAGTCTAGAAAAATCATTCACATGAATTATTGATTTAAATTAATTCATACGCCCAACTTCGGTTGTAGGGTGATATTTTCAAACAGACTTGTAATGACGCGCACAGTTTTTGAGTAATTTATCAATAGTTACAACCAATCTGGTGATAACCGAATGAAACTATCTGAACATGCTGACCATACGGAACAACTCTTTGGCATTCGCGCAGAAGAGATTCATCAGTGGATTGACGAATTTTTTGATCACAATGGCCAGGATCATTTCCGGACAATGGCAGGCAAGCTGGACTATAACCCTTACGATCACCGCCGTTTCCGCCATTGTAAAGAAGCACTGGCTGAAGCCATTCAAACCTTTGGTGACCGGTATACTCACCAACAAATCAAAGACGTGTTTGAAACTCATATCCGGGATGATTACGACGGCTATCTGCCCTCACGCTCAGACTTCAGGAATGATACTTTTCTTGCCCGGTTTCATGATGAGGCAGACAAAGGGACGCCGGACGAGGTACTGGATGCCAGCGAATTAGCAGACTATTTTGAAGGATTACATGATACAGATCCGGACCATGCCCCGTCTCTGAACCGTTTCAGTTTGCGCATCGTCCTGCCTACCGTTGCCGCCATTGTGCTGTTTATCACCGCCATTATCTATGTGATTGTGCCACTCGCCGAAGACGCCATGCTGGGGCAAAAACGCCAGATGCTGAAAGCACTGACCTCAACAGCGGTGAGTATCGTCACGAACTATGTGGCACTGGAACAGCAAGGCATTTTGAGCACGGAAAAAGCACAACAACAGGCCGCCGCAGAAATTCAGGCTATGCGCTACGGTCCGGACAACAAGGATTACTTTTTCATTACGGACATGCACCCGAGAATGGTCATGCATCCTTACCGCAGCGATCTGAAAGGTAAAGATCTCACCCATTATACCGACAGTAAAAACACCAGCGGCGTGCCGGTGTTTACCGAGATCACCCGGCTGGTCAAAGCTTCACAGCACGGATTTCTCGAATATCAGTGGCAATGGAAAGACGATCCAACAGTGACCGCAGCCAAAATGACATATGTGGAAGGTGTCACAGCGTGGCACTGGATTATAGGGACAGGCGTCTATCTGGATGATGTTCAACAAGAAATCGACCGGCTTGAAAACACCCTCTACCGGGTATTTCTTGCCATTACACTCGGGCTGACCGGTATCATGGGGTATGTGATATCCCAGTCCAAGGTGATTGAAAACCGTAAAAAGCGGGCAGAAATGGCACTGCACGAAGCAAAAAATCGTTATCGTGCTTTGGTTGAGTCTTCGAATGAGGGGTATATTCTTGAAGCTGACGGGCAGATCCTGTTTTCCAACTCGCGGTTGCATCAGTTACTCGGCTATACCGACACTGAACTCAAATCTCAGTCAATCTGGGAAGCTTTATTTCCCGACAGCCCTCAAAACAGCAAGGCGTTGACCCATCTGTTACAACTATTTGAACAGGCTACCGAACCCGGAGAGTTTGAGGCCCGGCTTCAAGCCAAAAGCGGCCAGCAAATCGACATCATTTTAAGTACATCCAGAATCTTTTTGTCCGAAAAGCCCGGACATGTTATCTCATTCCGGCCCATCATCCGCAAAATTTATGGCGGGCGTTTCGGCACAATCAAACGTGGCACGGATTATCAGAGAATCAGTGCCGGTATCGTGACAGACATCGAGCAGGGGAAAAGCCACGGGAATGTCGTCGAGTCTCTGAACCAGCTCCCGGATTTGATCCGGGAAATGATTGAAACCGGTGCCCGGCCGGACTACTTGCGTCGCCTGATCGGCAGTACGTATGATGCCGCCATCTGCCGGTTTATTGAACTGACGATTGAGGATATTGGTCAGCCACCGGTCCCCTTTTCGTTTATCTCTTTTGGCAGCAATGCCCGACATGATATGACACTATTCTCTGATCAGGATAATGCGATTGTGTTTGCAACCCCGGAAGATTCTGATCTGAAGTCGATCCGGCGCTATTTTCTGCATCTGGCAGAAAAGGTATGCGCCATGCTTGATCAGGCCGGTTACAGTTATTGTGAGGGGTTAATCATGGCTTCGAATCATCAGTGGTGCCTGAGCCAGAAAGAGTGGGAAGCCAATTTCAGCCACTGGATCGCACAGGCGTCACCGGCATCGATTCTGGAGCTCAATGTATTTTTCGATATCCGTTCGACTTACGGGGAAGCATCGCTGGTTGACGGGATTCAGTCTCACATTCAGCACCTGCTGCACCAGCATCCGGAATTTTTGCCGATCTATGCACAGAACTGCCTGTCTTACGAAGTTCCGCTGAATACCGCCGATGAGATCAAAACAGAAAACTATGAAGGAAAAGCCTCGCTGAACTTAAAAGACTGTTTAAGGCCAATGGAAATCTTCTGCCGGATTTATGCACTGAAACATGATATCCGTGAAAGTAACACGATGGCACGACTAAAACAGTTACATGCAGCTGCAGAGCTTGATAGTAAAACATTCCGGGAAATGGTGTATATCTTCGATCATATCTGGCATCTGCGCTTTATGAATCAGATCATCGAATATACGGATCTGCGTCAGGTCAATGATGTTTTGGCTATCAATGATTTGACCTGGCTTGAACAGGAGAATCTGAAAAATGTGCTGAGCCGGATTTCATTTTTGCATGAGAAAGCAGAGCGGGACTTTTTGCAGGCCGGAGGACAGAACTTTCTGTAAGCAGGCTCTTTTTTACCTCTGGTAGTGTCTGTCCTTACAAAATTAATAGAAAATTAATAGGGACAGGCACTGAAAAACTTAATTATTGATTTGATCATGTATTGACTCCTGTCACAAAATTTAAGTTTCATTTTACATGAATTTTGCAGTTTCAATGCCAAATCAGTCGCAACCTGAATACTATGACTTTTCATCTATATTTATTTGCTGCAAGCTCTTGCTATTCATCCACAATTTCACCGGATCAGATGACCATAGCCCGCTCACAACTGATATCTCTCGATGTCACGCCTTATTATCACTGCGTGTCCCGCTGTGTCCGGCGTTCATTTCTATGTGGAGAAGATTCTGTCACTGGAAAATCTTATGAACATCGCCGGGACTGGCTGGAAAGCCGGATTTTAAAACTGGCGACCATCTACTGCATTGATATTTGTGCCTATGCTGTCATGACAAATCACTATCACTTAGTCGCGCATGTGAACCGCTCAAAAGCGGAGTCTTTGAGTACATTTGAAGTGATCGAACGCTGGCAACAGGAGCATCATTTACCCTGGTTAATTCAGCGGTTTGTGAAACGACAGCTCTCCTGCAAAGCAGAAATCAAACGCTGTCATCAAATCATTCAGCAATGGCGGGAAAGGTTATATTCTCTGAGCTGGATGATGAAGGAGCTCAATTTTAACATCGCATTACAAGCCAACCGGGAAGACCACTGCACCGGGCACTTCTGGGAAGGACGGTTCAAATCTTATGCGCTTTTAGATGAAGCGGCCTTACTCGCGGCGATGACGTACACAGATCTCAATCCTGTCCGGGCAAAAATAGCTGAGACGCCGGAAACATCACAATACACATCACTAAAAAAGCGACTGGATGCGCTGGAAGAACATCAACCAACACCACACGGCTTGTATCCATTTATTGGAGATAGACACCCGGAGCAGCCAGCAGGTATCCCTTTCCGGCTCTCCGATTATATTGAATGGGTTGATTTCACCGGACGACAGCTCCGTCAAGACAAATGTGGATATATCAGCCAAGATCAACCCGCCATTCTCACCCGTTTGTCACTCAGTCAAACCAAAGCGCTGGAACTCGTCACTCATCTTGAACGAAGAAGAAAACGATGGATTGGCAGCCCCGGGCATCTGCTCCTTGCAAAACAACGCCTGAATAAAAAACGAATCGATGGGTTAGCAATAT carries:
- a CDS encoding TfuA-like protein; the protein is MSIIVFSGPTLSPQEARPILQADYRPPAKQGDIYLATLERPTIIVLIDGYFESVPAVWHKEILYAMSEGIHVYGCASMGALRAAELAHFGMNGFGSVFELYQQQVLEDDDEVALVHGPAALGYPAASEPMVNIRATLNNAVTREVITPDTASQLIILLKQLWYPDRSYARLLACAEPLLDPLAWQQLKQLTESETIDVKKQDARQLLAQLALIPDPAQLPAKQVTYHFSPTDAWERLTAELNHKRKMQQHAFSAAELWRELKLDGCFYQRRQQALCRKSTLRAAQRYHPVLEGSPKQTALLELACQQSACCGGEVDFNQLSQWLQTQQIGLSEFDTLVHQQALFTWLYQIDHQIEEEMLDILKLEQSFADYHARILSKQEAPAASLSALGLNEKELWQWFFTVRHSQHHQQTHHQYNQDSPQNTNSISPEQNNRDSPENCWAAFGFASQEEMKAAVLQDYQYHHCRKS
- a CDS encoding DUF3360 family protein, which gives rise to MSKKSKTFYKDMRRKAQEFENREEFLNHDLKIMSFRRWGVHLPFRDYSIEIEDWVPALAATIGKVVMVTAMVAAFAAQFGLSPEFVAENVRYELLIAGALFVILFSAILNPNANLAGTHGPMIPLIPLIAAAGGHPLALGLMVCVFGLILAFTKGGSKLMTLTGVGVRGGLLIYLGAVGLIGQINKTEAWAAGSDHAYISFAVIGVTVLVYAYLAKVNKRWLAIPLCSAIAGIVAYIMGADFAFTTGPGLPHFSPFYWWGEETGWQLGWPNMAHFIAVIPFALLAVAMWSPDYLGHRVFQELNYPKEAKGVLMDVDDTMVGASVRQGVGSLLGGGNLASSWGTYMIPAAIAKRPIPGGAILTGVMCILASVLGYPMDLAMWEPVLRVALIVGVFLPLLEAGMQMIHKHKDSLSAGICIFACAFVNPVFGWATTMLLDNMGLIGDRERAESLSAKDKYLIPGIAFVVCVGSLAAVGQLPGIPALIGQ
- a CDS encoding DUF294 nucleotidyltransferase-like domain-containing protein, whose protein sequence is MKLSEHADHTEQLFGIRAEEIHQWIDEFFDHNGQDHFRTMAGKLDYNPYDHRRFRHCKEALAEAIQTFGDRYTHQQIKDVFETHIRDDYDGYLPSRSDFRNDTFLARFHDEADKGTPDEVLDASELADYFEGLHDTDPDHAPSLNRFSLRIVLPTVAAIVLFITAIIYVIVPLAEDAMLGQKRQMLKALTSTAVSIVTNYVALEQQGILSTEKAQQQAAAEIQAMRYGPDNKDYFFITDMHPRMVMHPYRSDLKGKDLTHYTDSKNTSGVPVFTEITRLVKASQHGFLEYQWQWKDDPTVTAAKMTYVEGVTAWHWIIGTGVYLDDVQQEIDRLENTLYRVFLAITLGLTGIMGYVISQSKVIENRKKRAEMALHEAKNRYRALVESSNEGYILEADGQILFSNSRLHQLLGYTDTELKSQSIWEALFPDSPQNSKALTHLLQLFEQATEPGEFEARLQAKSGQQIDIILSTSRIFLSEKPGHVISFRPIIRKIYGGRFGTIKRGTDYQRISAGIVTDIEQGKSHGNVVESLNQLPDLIREMIETGARPDYLRRLIGSTYDAAICRFIELTIEDIGQPPVPFSFISFGSNARHDMTLFSDQDNAIVFATPEDSDLKSIRRYFLHLAEKVCAMLDQAGYSYCEGLIMASNHQWCLSQKEWEANFSHWIAQASPASILELNVFFDIRSTYGEASLVDGIQSHIQHLLHQHPEFLPIYAQNCLSYEVPLNTADEIKTENYEGKASLNLKDCLRPMEIFCRIYALKHDIRESNTMARLKQLHAAAELDSKTFREMVYIFDHIWHLRFMNQIIEYTDLRQVNDVLAINDLTWLEQENLKNVLSRISFLHEKAERDFLQAGGQNFL
- a CDS encoding transposase — encoded protein: MTIARSQLISLDVTPYYHCVSRCVRRSFLCGEDSVTGKSYEHRRDWLESRILKLATIYCIDICAYAVMTNHYHLVAHVNRSKAESLSTFEVIERWQQEHHLPWLIQRFVKRQLSCKAEIKRCHQIIQQWRERLYSLSWMMKELNFNIALQANREDHCTGHFWEGRFKSYALLDEAALLAAMTYTDLNPVRAKIAETPETSQYTSLKKRLDALEEHQPTPHGLYPFIGDRHPEQPAGIPFRLSDYIEWVDFTGRQLRQDKCGYISQDQPAILTRLSLSQTKALELVTHLERRRKRWIGSPGHLLLAKQRLNKKRIDGLAI